In Gossypium hirsutum isolate 1008001.06 chromosome A10, Gossypium_hirsutum_v2.1, whole genome shotgun sequence, the DNA window TCAATTCCATAGCTCTTCAATGCCTCCAAAAGCTTCCTTCTTCAAACAACAAGTTCACTTACAACTGTGATGGCCATACCTTCAATTATCTTGTTGACAATGGATacagttaagtttttttttttgtacttttaattttcatgattttaaaTTGTTGGTTCCTTGATTTCCTTGATTTTAGAAGTTTGGGTTTTTTGGGAAGTGAGTGGAAAATCAAAATGAAATAGAAGAGAATTTTGGAGTTCTTTTTTTATTCCTTTCAGATATAATCTGATCTCTTGAACAGAAATAGGATTTGGGATCTAGAGGGAAAGTTTGGATTTTGGTTTCTCCCATACGATTATTTATGAGAAAATTGCTTAAATTTGTGCTTTATGCTGCCGTTTCTTCATGTTAATAGTTTATCTCTGTGTTTAATCTGCATTATAGTATTTGAAACTACACAAATTGACTGCTTAGTAAATGGAGATTTATGATGAGATccctttttttaacttaaaattttgccTGTATATAGTGTATTGAGTTCGTGTAATATGCAGGTTGTTGAAGGCCATGTGCAAATGTGGTTAGTCTGAAAGATGATTGGAACATATTGTTTCAGTGAATTCTAATTGAACTCCTTGTTGAAAGAACCTTATTACTGTGTTATTATTTGCATTCTCATTGTCAGCTCTTTTGTTTATCTATATATGTTGGTAGATTGGCTGACTCTTGGATGTTGCAGCTTATTGCGTTGTTGCAGATGAGTCAGCTGGAAGGCAAGTGCCGATTGCTTTTTTGGAGCGTATCAAGGATGATTTCGTGTCGAAATATGATAACGGGAAGGCTGCTACAGCTCCTGCCAACAGCCTGAACAAGGAATTTGGGTATCTATCTCTTTAAAATCCTGAAAATACTTAACAGGGGATATCTTTTCGTATTACCAGAGCAAATATAACATGCTATTAAATTGCAGGCCAAAACTGAAAGAACATATGCAATACTGTATGGAGCATCCTGAAGAAATAAGCAAGCTAGCTAAGGTCAAAGCTCAGGTTTCTGAAGTCAAAGGTGTTATGATGGAGAACATCGAAAAGGTAGTATATGTGCTTTGTTCGCTTCAACTTTGTTATGCTCCTGTTGCTATGTCAGCAATTTTTACCTGTCATTTACTATTAGGGTGATATTCCTTTATTTTCTATTGAAGTTCCTTGTTAAATCTTAAAGGGTCTTTGTGAATTTGTCTGGGATTGAATTTTTCAAGTAGTTCTAATTATTTGCCTGGTTTTTCCAAACGTCTATACATATGTCCTATACCTCCATGGAACTATCTGGCTTAGCTTCTTATATATCACATTTTCCGGTAGGTTTAGGGTTGATGTTGCCATCCTGCAATACTTGAGGCAAATTGAATTCTCCAACATTAAACTATGATATGATGTCAGTACCTAACCGTCATATCAGAAACATGCTTTTGGTAGTTGTTACTGAATTTCCTACCTGCAGGTGTTAGATAGAGGGGAAAAGATAGAGCTGCTAGTGGATAAGACTGAGAATCTTCATAATCAGGTCAGTGATTCTCTCTGTCGCCTCTTTCATGCATAGATCTGggtatacataaaaatatagaCACGTATTAACTTAAACGACTTTATATTGTTTGTATTGATGTCATGCGAGAGTTGAGTAGCGCCTTAGATGTTAGTTGAGTATGCTAGAGAGCTGCAGAACTTGATTGATAAAACATCATGCAAGGAGACATAGTTTTAACTTGTTTTCACTGTTTCATTGCAGGCTCAAGACTTTCGAAGTACAGGGACAAAAATCCGAAGAAAAATGTGGCTACAAAACATGAAGATCAAGCTGATTGTTCTAGGAATACTTATTGCCTTGATCCTTATCATTGTCCTCTCTGTTTGCCATGGTTTCAACTGTGGCAAAAAATAAATGCTATTCTTAGAAGGCTGTATTAGCTTTCACCGCAGCTTTTGTGATATAATCTTGTAAGGGAAAGtttaaaatacatacatatatatataatactttaTATGTCATAAAAGACTTAACATTTAGCAATCACCAGGTGACTGGTGtaagttattttttattgtgAAGAAAAccctataattttttatttggttaaatgAATATGCTGCTGCTTGCAACCATTGAAGCTTCAGTCAGTAGGCAAAGTTTTGTATGATGTTCTATCTTTTAACTCAATCTTGTTGGCCATTGATTGCCTGTTTGAAGATCCCAAAACATGTTGAAATGCTTCTTTTAGTCCCACAAAGTTTTGCACCAATCAACCCAGCTAATGCACAATTCTAAACAAGGAAAACAGATTGCATGTAGTAGAATCATATAAACTTCAATAAATAATTTCTAAACATCatagtttaataaataattttgttgTAGCCTAGTAGAAGCACAGCCTTTCTTTTTTtcaacattttagtcatttaaaatCATATGAGTTCCTGGGTTCAACTATTGAGGGGCCAACCAAAAATATTGCCATAGTATATAAACCCAGGCTTTTTCCTACTAAAAAGCTTAGAAATTTCCTGCCAGTGCCAATCAAAAACTTAACTTTCTGGCAAAATCCCAAATGCTCAAAATCTAAAGAAACTGACAACGCTTCTTCCTTCTCTTATACACAAGAATCTGCTTCTCTTCAGACTTAACAGATTTCTCACACACTGCTACTGGTTCTGCCTCTTCTTCATCTTTACTTTGACCAAACACATTATTGCAACTAATAACATTCAAATCCACCCTTGTCCCTCCACCATTATTAACCCTGAACTTAATCCTTGATCTCCCTTTTGGTAATTTACCAACATTGTTACTCCCACATCTTTTCTCTTCAAAACCATCAATTTGACACCCCAAAACCGAGCTGGAATTCTCCCACAATTGTTCCCCATTAACCCTTTTATCACAGTTCTCGTTAGTATCACCTACATCAGGAAACCTTGGTAACCATTCTGGGATATGACCACCTCTTTCTTGAAAACTCCCTGGAACAGCATTCACCTCTTCACTTTCCCTTTCTTTTGCTCTTTCAATGGGCTTGGCAAAAGGTATTTCATTGGTGGAGCTGACAAAATCCGACAAGCTTTCCAACGCACTGGACTTCAACAAACAGTTGTTGTGGTCATAGAGAGTGGATGCACCCATGAAACCCACCTGTAAGGACATGTCGTGGAGGGCATTGGTAAGGTCGAGGATGTTGGATTGGGTACGGCTGGCAGCATTGGAGAATGATGCAGCGGACTTGACCAGGGTTTCCAGGTACTTGGTGGCTACCAAGGTAAGGGTTTCAAGGGCTGAAACACGGCTGCGCCTAAACCCAACTGATTTGCAGATTTGAGACACTGCTACTTTGGTGATCATGAATTGGAAATCCCTTGGATTTGTTGTTGGTTGTTGCAGGTGGATATTTGATTTTCGCTTTGATCTTGATTTTCTCATATTTTGGGTGGGTGGGGTGACTCGATTAATCTTAGAGAGAGGAGGGAAATATGGAATTATCTGTATATTCTTTTTTTCGTTTTAAATTTGCTTTGTAGGGCATGACAGTAATTCTggctataaatatttatttatttagtttttcttgTGTTCGGTTTTGAACCCAGGTTAACAGCAAATCAATTAGGCCATGCCTATGGAATCCAagcaattttcataaaaaaaatttgccaTCAAAATTAGGAATTTAATTTTCAACAATTTAGGTTTCGATATGCATTTATTTTCAGTGAGTTGCGTTTAGTATTTTTTGTCACACGTTATGTATCTAATCTCACCATCACCGTTATTTTTATACTAAGCGTAGGTAAACACACCGCTAATCCAAAGGGGCCCTTAGCTAGAGGCGAATCCAAGGAGGCTGGCCGAGGCCCGACcctccttaaaatgaaaaattattattttggccctttaaattttaaattagtaaaggtaaaattcaCTTTAGCCCtcctaaaattatgaaaatttaatttaattctttaaaaattataaagatataaactattaaaaattaaaattccattTTGACCCccttaataaaattttttggCTTCGCCTTGCCTTTAGCctttttacttttcagatttcaaaattcaactgtCAACATTGTCAatcttttttttagttaaatttgttgttgtgacattttaaaagtaaaaaaaaaataaaaattagtcatcgattataataattttttttgttaaatataatgattaattctaatgtatgttatttatacttataattataattataattaataaaaatgtaaccatattaaaataattattcaagtaAATTGATTGTATTGGTAgatgttttatttcaaatatgCATTTTTTCCAGCATGGGTTTGGAGATGGATTTAAGTGCTCTCGAGTTTTTACAAGACGAAGGTATATTATGGGATATCGAGGTTTATATTTTGAGATAGTCGTTGATGTTTAAAATAACGAAGGAGTTTGGTAATAAAGAATATGTAATTCATTTTGGAATTTACTTGGTTaaagcttaaaattttttattttgggatttttaaaaaatatataattcaacaattgtatatatttttaaagatttttaataattgttatagaatttttaattttttggatatatatttataaaatttttgaaaaaatatttttataaatattttgaagattattttattttatttgtaatttttaagaCGGACAACATTGCACATTTACAAAATTATGGGTCAAATATGTTTTACATTAATTTGTTATTCAAACTGTAcaattcaactcgattcgaactcaaaaaactaaattacttatccgagtttatttgaaaaaactaaataactcaattcaattaactcaatttttttaaaaaaaactgacATTTTCTAATAAAATCGAATTTTATTCACCCCAAACTAAAACCCCAAATACTATGAACCTATAAGTACCTCAAACTTATAACAATGCAAACTCAAAATAATTAAGCCTAAAATTGACcctaattaaaataattcaaaatttttaaaaaatctaaaacttAACCCCACCAACTAACCGTGTGTAACTTCAATCACTACAGTGTGACCCACATTATTAGCCTGCTAGGCTGCTAATTgttcttatgattttttttaaagctaTCTACAAAGCCTTTCAGGCCCTGTTTCGGAACATGAGCTGGCTTGCATTCTGTCTTTGAATTTGGTTGTCCAAATGGGTTTGGGCTTTagttcacccatttcttatggcTTCATTATTTGCCATTGCTAATTAATTTGTTCTTAAAGTTGTACTACTACACAATAATACTAGGGTGCGCGTTTGATCAAATTGAATTAAATCGAATCAAGTGAAGAAATTTTGTATTAATCGATTTGaggagtcctattttatcatcttaacttgatttaaaatatttgatttaaatcaagtgaaattgttcgagttaaattaaaaaattaaacatgtcaaattaaaatattgttgctaatttcatgttagagcacataaattttaaaccatatatatttgaaaacttttttcaaagcaaaaaaaaaaaagaagatactttagtatgataaactttaataattaattaacttatttaggttcttaaaattattattctagaaaatttttaaaattttaactttctttatatatatatatttaactttttttaattttttgaaaaaataattttggaatttttataaaagcttgaattttggaaaattattttgaattttttattgagagaccaatttattcattttcaaaattgacagggaccaaaggagtatttaaacaaatatattatctgaattgtaaaattcaactcgaaacttaaattacttatttgaattaactcaaataactagatttaattaactcaaaatttaaatttttttccaaaccaTTCACAAATTCGTTTCGCTTTACATCATTAATAGTGTGAAAAAGGGCCTATGAGAACACATATTTACAAGTCTTCCAAGTTACAAGATAAGTCAATTTATACACTGCCCCCAACCAGTTTTCTTCATCTTTGAATAAAAAGGAGAAGACTACTTCGGTTTATTTGAATGAAAATAACACAATCAAACATGATAGACAACTTGTTTTTACTAGCATTAACTTTACCGTGGTCAATGAGGATTGAATAATCCACAAACAAAAATGCAAATTTCAATGGTTGCTTATGACTTTTGACTAATAGGGTATCTCCCAACTTGTAAGACCAGACCAAGCAATATAAGAAAGATGAATACGCCCACCCACCAACCCACAACGAAGAAAGGGTTTACCAAATGAAAGTAAATTACGTTTGCATTAACAAGGTATCCACCCACCAACCAAAGGGGGGATTAATGACTTGACCTGGGATTTTTCTTGGATCCACTGCCTTGACCTCAAATCTCTCATTAATTCCCAACCATGTAACAGTGGCCATGGCTGAATCATATTAAAGTCTTATGGGCCACAGATGCTAGCATTTGTCCCCATTATTGCCCTCTTCATTTCTTGCACCATCTCTATTTGGTCACTCATTAACACAAATCTCTCTCTCAAACTTGTCTTCCACTccattcctttttttcttttataattttaggcATCAAAATCCTCTCACAACATTCTTTCCCTATCAAGGGACCCATTCAGGAAAAAAGAAATTGTCATTGAAACCAacaataaaaccaaaaaaaacccaaatcaaTCTTTGAATAGCTTCCTGCTCCAACTTGCCTTATTCAACACAATTACAAAATCTAAGGAATCTTGGTGTCATTGCTATTAATAATTTTGCCCCTCAAAAAACTTctttataaaaatagaataaagtgATAATGCATGTGCTTTGCCTCTCCGTCCACTTCATTAAATTCTGCAAAAAAATCAACTGCTGCTTCTGCTATTTTTCCTGTCCTACAAAAGCTCAGATATTGGGTCAAACAGCAATCAAATAACTTGGAATATTTATATAAACATCTCTCTGCTTCAAACACTGCATCTCTGCTGCATGTGAGATGAGTTGATTGTCGTATACTTATAAAAGTATTATAGAAGATTTTATATTAATACcataattatattttatccttctattaaaaaataaataaagtaatttttatagagtaaattagtttatttatttttactataaaaattggtctttatatattttagtatgaGATATATATCATAAGTAAATGtttaattattctattaattacagaaatttttaacagaaaatatatgtttattctttaatctaatgtataaagattaatttacatGTACCTACgtttatcatatatattatatttagttttttttttcttaactgctttcacatgaaagaatatacatatataaatatgttgGGTGAAGATATTTAATCGTATACGATAattttaaattcatgaaattcgaTTCACCTGCAAGGACGCTGTATCTCCAGTAAactatttcacaattttaatcgATTTTCTGTATTTAAGATTTCCCAACAAtactaaattttatttcaattaatttacacattaaattttaatttatttatttttattcgttTTAGTATATCTCACAAATATTCCAacacaattattatttttaattgcttataAATGCTCAAATTctttgaaaagtaaagaaaattattattttcttcaattttagtCACTACCCAGATTTTAAAGTAATGGAAAAAAGAACAGATAAATTGATTAATACCCATCAACATTCATTCGCTTCCACTTCGTCTATTCCCGCTCACATGGGTGCTTCCCCCTAAGGCGGAATGCTCCTTACCGATGCATTTTTACATCCCACAGCCTCAGCAAATCGTTTAGCCCTGTTAATTTTCGGCATAAAAGTGCTCGAACAGTGAGCTATATTACGCACTCTTTCAAGGGTGGCTGCTTCTGGGCAAACCTCTTGGTTGTCTCTGCACCCCTACTTCCTTTATCACTAAGCAATCATTTATGGGCCTTAGTTGGTGATTCAGGTTGTTTCCCTCTCAACGATGAAGCTTATCCCCCATCGTCTTACTGGTCGACCTCGCCCCTGTTATTTTATGGTCATATTTAGTATTCAGAGTTTGCCTTGATTTGGTATCGCTCTCGCGGCCCACACCGAAACAATGCTTTACCCCTAGATGTCCTGTCAAATGTTGCGTTTTAATGCATTTCGGGGAGAACCAGTTAGCTCTGGGTTCAAATGGCATTTCACTCCTAACCACAACTCATCCGCTGATTCTTCAACATCAGTCGGTTCGGACTTCCACTTAGTTTCACACAAGCTTCATCTTGGTCATGGATAGATCACCTAGGTTCAAGTCCATAAATAGTGAAAATTGCCCAATGAAGACTCGTTTTCGCTATGGCTCCAGTGGGTTCCCTTAACCAAGCCActttgtaatacccctaacttgtatccaactccggaacagggttatggagcattactgaacttacaaatcaaacaatcaaacatttcatgttcatttctcattcaaataaaaaaccattcatattcaatcatatagtccctaatacgagcccttgaggcccaaattaaacattaaaaatggttcgggactaaaccgagtactcaagAATTTTTAGgtaaacattgaaatttttcaaagtgtaggggacacatgttcatgtggccaagctgtgtgtctcacacggccaaaagaCAAGCCCGTATCTCTAGTCGTATGGgctttcgaaatagggacacacggtttTGTCCCAGCTCGTGcccgtacccgtgtaactcattaaCTTGGTTTACACAGCCAGAccgcacgcccatgtgccaggccttGTACCCTTCGAAACGGCCTCACTCACCCATGTGCCAgactgtgtgctaggctgtgtgaaaagtggagggtatactgacttgtgccacacagccaagccacacgtctgtgtgctaggccatgtgaagctACTGATTTGCTTCCTATAGAAattataggggacacatggctgagacacgcgcctgtgtctctgcccgtgtagacaaaattgGCCGTTTTCCAagtcatatttctcacccaaaattggtaccaacctaaacacaagAACTTGCACATAACCAttacataaataggcattcaaggCCAAGCAATATCAAGCTTACCACATGTTATAACATCACATACAACCATGTTACTTATAGACACCTCAATAGGCCatttataacattcaaatatgtcTCCAAAATCTACCTAGATGattatacacatatatgcatCTTTGTGCCTAATATTTAGCATGCATGTCACTCATCAATCTCAAttatttggtacccaaaataccaattcataAACAAGGCATTCCTATGGTAACCATTGCACCATATACAATAAGgctatttacatatttacataacaAAAAGTATGTCCACAATACAAGCCAATTGAAATGGCTAAAACACAACAAAATATATAGGCTACCATtagccaaaatgacctatacatgccatttaaccaaaatataaagtcaaaagtaccaaaatagcgtttgataatgtgatgagatctccgacaacttccaatcTGAATGAGCTTCcgaaacactataaaacacaaaaaaataaatagagtaagcaattaagcttagtaagttctataacacagaatttaacttaccatttaaccacAATTTAGGTAAACAACTCAAagcataacacaattcaatttggccaaagcctaacaCATGATCACTAACTAAGTTAGTtatgtaattcatataaaaactGAGAATTATGTATAAGCTCAGCAATTATTtaaattccatatacatgtaacatttaTACCATGTATCTgtatatcttatatatataaaccatttccatataattcacgtaaatacctgtactagtttgtatcaaactcatataaactcGTAACAAAATTGcacctgttgaaccacttagaatatcattagcgggtagtacacacaaggtgtagtgaactgtaattcgtcaattattgtacatgtatgctcatatgagTTATAAACGGTAAGCTCTTCTGAGCTgaataacggtaagctcatacgagttgagTATCAATAAGTTCCTCTAAACTGAATAGTGGTAAGCTTATACGAGTGGAGTATCGGTAAGCTGATAAGAGCTGGAATtcgtcatttgtatcctacgaattcttaatGTGCAAACGGGGCTCAGTATTTTTTGTACGTCGTCGGTTTTGCGCTTGATAATTATACCTAGTAATTACACAATCCACatgcatatatttcaatttaaagcatataaatgcataatttaattacacgaacttagcTCAAACTCGTGCAGAGAAAAACGATCGTTTAATCCAAAACTTTGTcatttccccgatctaaatctgtacgttgcttttcttgatttataaatcaaatttaactaatttaaacccctatctattctattcaattcaatccaaaaattatgttttaaaaaattactattttgcccctatacttttgatttctttacaatttagtccctaggctcataaaatgaaattcatgcaatttcccTCGTAACCAAGCCTAGTTGAATTTAATATATACTTATAGCAAcccatacatttcataatttcacacatttaccacacaatttacatatttctcaatttaacccctaattgacaatttcattaaaaatcacttaacaaaagttatttaattctcaacaaagattcattttcttccactaAACTTCACAAACAACTGAAATGCTCTCATGTtaaaaccctagaatttcaatcattttgcaaattagtcccctaattagttaggttaagctacaacgatcccaaaaatataaaaataaacaaaaacgagacaagatatcacttacatgcaagggattTGCTTAGGCAAAAATTTCAAGCATCCATGGCTATTCTTTGCTGTAAAAATCGGTTGGAGAAGAGAATGAAAGAtgataactttaatttttttgattattttatctttaattacctttttaccaaattacccttacctaaatttaaaaatttcacaattaccaagccatgcacatccactaactcatttaatggtctaattaccgtataaggacctccactttaaatttctatagctatttaatacctttagctaatagaacacaaatttcgcactttacacgatttaatcctttttcaaaaattgaacacataaacgataaaatttcttaacgaaattttgaTACAATAATGCTATTAtattgtagatcataaaataagataaaaataaattttttgacctcagatatgtggtcccgaaaccactgtttcgatttcactaaaaataggttgttacacacTGCCTATGAGTCGTCGGCTCATTCTTCAACAGGCATGCGGTCAGAGCCCTGGGCTCTTCCTACTGCTTGGGAGCATAGGGTTTCATGTTCTATTTCACTCCCCGACAAGAATTCTTTTCACCCTTCCCTCATAGTACTACTTCGCTATCGGTCACCCAAGAGTATTTAGCCTTGCAAGGTGGCCCTTGCTGATTCACACGGGATTCCATGTGCCCCATGCTACTTGGGTTAGAGCATAAGCTAATGATGTTTTCGGCTACCAGACTATCGCCATCAAGGGTTTAGCACTTCATCGTTTTGCTTAGCAGTACAATGCTTTTATTGCTCTCCCACAACCCCGTTTTCACAGTTTAGGCAGCTCCCATTTCGCTCGCCGCTACTACAAGAATCACTTTTGCTTTCTTTCCTTCGACTACTAAGATGTTTCAGTTTGCCAGGTCGTTTCTTGTCTAACCATAGATTTAGCGAGCAGTTCGAAAGGTTGACCTATTCGGGAATCTCAGGATCTATGCTTATTTTCAACTCCTCGAAGCATTTCGTCTCTTACTATGCCCTTCCTCATCTCTAGGTGCCTAAATATCCATCGTAAGCCTTTCCTCGTTTGAACCTGGCTCTTAACCTTACTTTACTTAATTTAAGGCTATGCCATCCTAAGGTGTTGCTAAATGAAATGGAAGGATCTTATTAACGTCCATAAATGATAAATTATAGATCGAACTAACTGTCGAATCAGAAAAATTGGGTACTATCATATAACTTTGTTTCGGCTAAGTTCACGAGTTAGAGATAAGCGGACTCGAACCACTGACATCCGCCACAAGGTAAATCACCGCCTTTCAAGCCTCCGACTGATTCTACCATAAAGGCTAATGATAGACAATAACTCCCCGAcctcccccccaaaaaaaaaacacaacttacAACTTTCATCGTACTTTGCTATCCAAAGAACAGCTCTTCTCAAAATCTCAAAAGGTGCTAAGTCAAGAATATATATAGAAATAACACAAAAGTATTGTTTTTTTAAGTGTCTCAAAAGTTTTACGTATTATCTTAATGTTATGAATTGAAAAATATGACTTAGAGGCATAAAAcaattcccttaaaaccttaaagATATAAGAGCAAATCTTAGAGAACCAACTACACAAGATTGTAAgaacatcatatatataaaccTTTAACTTTACATATTTTTTAGCAATGTGGGATTTTTCAATTTTGCAAACTATCAACAACAATAACTTAAAACGCGtcgttaaattttcttttaaaattgaatataaaaacttaaatatgTATCGATTTTTcaacaatatattaaaaaaaagacaatatattttcattatcaatataaatataaaacatattaaattgaGAATGAATTTGTTAGATGTGTGGACATATACTTGTGTTGGTTTATTTTGTAAACATTATTGTCTGAATATTGTCGTGTTATACAGGTAACATCGCAACGAGGTTTTCGTTTCACCAAACACGGCTTTGTTTTTCTTGTCTGAATATTGTCATAAAATATCAATTTCAAGTACAGTAATCGACTTATCTCGTGATTTAGATAAGCTACCTAActtgtatttaattttattttaacttgtATGTTTCGATTGATTGTTGTCTAAACTTGTAAGAAATGGAAGCCccattatttataaaatatcatta includes these proteins:
- the LOC107937525 gene encoding vesicle-associated membrane protein 721, whose amino-acid sequence is MVPKSLIYAFVSRGGVILAEYTEYSGNFNSIALQCLQKLPSSNNKFTYNCDGHTFNYLVDNGYTYCVVADESAGRQVPIAFLERIKDDFVSKYDNGKAATAPANSLNKEFGPKLKEHMQYCMEHPEEISKLAKVKAQVSEVKGVMMENIEKVLDRGEKIELLVDKTENLHNQAQDFRSTGTKIRRKMWLQNMKIKLIVLGILIALILIIVLSVCHGFNCGKK
- the LOC107937506 gene encoding transcription initiation factor TFIID subunit 8 is translated as MRKSRSKRKSNIHLQQPTTNPRDFQFMITKVAVSQICKSVGFRRSRVSALETLTLVATKYLETLVKSAASFSNAASRTQSNILDLTNALHDMSLQVGFMGASTLYDHNNCLLKSSALESLSDFVSSTNEIPFAKPIERAKERESEEVNAVPGSFQERGGHIPEWLPRFPDVGDTNENCDKRVNGEQLWENSSSVLGCQIDGFEEKRCGSNNVGKLPKGRSRIKFRVNNGGGTRVDLNVISCNNVFGQSKDEEEAEPVAVCEKSVKSEEKQILVYKRRKKRCQFL